A single window of Channa argus isolate prfri chromosome 10, Channa argus male v1.0, whole genome shotgun sequence DNA harbors:
- the LOC137134348 gene encoding probable endochitinase isoform X2, translated as MCRLILTAGLCLIIATLASGASQFCIGKSNGDYANVNNPNSYYTCSGGLTYVRSCPSGLIFRQSCDCCDWPTTPSPTTTTKAPTKTTSAGPIDQFCKGRLDGDYANPKNPSTFYSCSNGFTYLMKCQTGLVFSQSCDCCQ; from the exons ATGTGCAGGCTAATTCTGACTGCAG GTCTGTGTTTGATCATCGCCACCTTGG CTTCTGGTGCCAGCCAGTTCTGTATCGGAAAGAGTAATGGGGATTACGCCAACGTAAACAACCCAAACTCTTATTACACCTGCTCAGGTGGGCTGACCTACGTCAGATCCTGCCCATCTGGTCTGATCTTCAGACAAAGCTGTGACTGCTGTGACTGGCCCACAACTCCATCTCCCACTACCACAACCAAAGCACCTACTAAAACCACATCTGCTGGACCCATTGATCAGTTCTGTAAAGGAAGGCTTGACGGGGACTATGCCAACCCAAAGAACCCCAGCACTTTTTACAGCTGTTCCAATGGGTTTACCTACCTCATGAAGTGCCAaacaggtttggtcttcagccAAAGTTGTGACTGCTGCCAATGA
- the LOC137134174 gene encoding chondroitin proteoglycan-2-like, producing the protein MSRLILTAGFCLIIAISASALPSDKTTKATTTTSAGPIDQFCKGKNDGDYSNPKNQYTFYTCSNGLTFLRDCPAGLIFRQCLDRCDGPTTPCFITPKPTIKTIIPGPIDQFCKGKNDGDYSNPKNQYTFYTCSNGLTYLRDCPAGLIFRQCLDRCDGPTTPCFITAKPTIKTIIPGPIDQFCKGKRDGDYTNPKNQYTFYTCSNGLTYLRDCPAGLIFRECLDICDWPTTPEPKCNH; encoded by the exons ATGTCCAGGCTAATTCTGACAGCAG GTTTCTGTTTGATCATCGCTATCTCGG cttctgctctgcccagtgacaaaaccacaaaagcTACCACAACCACATCTGCTGGTCCCATTGACCAGTTCTGTAAAGGAAAGAATGATGGGGACTACAGCAACCCAAAGAACCAGTATactttttacacctgttccaatgGGCTGACCTTCCTCAGAGACTGCccagcaggtttgatcttcagacAATGCCTCGACCGCTGTGACGGGCCCACAACCCCATGTTTCATAACACCCAAACCAACTATCAAAACCATAATTCCTGGTCCCATTGACCAGTTCTGTAAAGGAAAGAATGATGGGGACTACAGCAACCCAAAGAACCAGTATactttttacacctgttccaatgGGCTGACCTACCTCAGAGACTGCccagcaggtttgatcttcagacAATGCCTCGACCGCTGTGACGGGCCCACAACCCCATGTTTCATAACAGCCAAACCAACTATCAAAACTATAATTCCTGGTCCCATTGACCAGTTCTgcaaaggaaagagagatggggaCTACACCAACCCAAAGAACCAGTATACAttttacacctgttccaatgGGCTGACCTACCTCAGAGACTGCccagcaggtttgatcttcagagAATGCCTCGACATCTGTGACTGGCCCACAACCCCAGAACCAAAGTGTAACCACTAG
- the LOC137134348 gene encoding probable endochitinase isoform X1, which translates to MSKPKGPGMKSFPCSVGHSRIIPTQCLTLSAALILRPDILSVIHQTQERHNLLFAPFSFNNMCRLILTAGLCLIIATLASGASQFCIGKSNGDYANVNNPNSYYTCSGGLTYVRSCPSGLIFRQSCDCCDWPTTPSPTTTTKAPTKTTSAGPIDQFCKGRLDGDYANPKNPSTFYSCSNGFTYLMKCQTGLVFSQSCDCCQ; encoded by the exons ATGTCAAAACCGAAAGGTCCTGGAATGAAATCATTTCCCTGTTCTGTTGGACATTCCAGAATTATCCCCACCCAGTGCCTCACCCTTTCAGCGGCACTAATATTAAGGCCAGACATTCTGTCAGTTATCCATCAGACGCAGGAGAGACACAATCTGCTTTTTGCACCTTTCTCTTT TAACAACATGTGCAGGCTAATTCTGACTGCAG GTCTGTGTTTGATCATCGCCACCTTGG CTTCTGGTGCCAGCCAGTTCTGTATCGGAAAGAGTAATGGGGATTACGCCAACGTAAACAACCCAAACTCTTATTACACCTGCTCAGGTGGGCTGACCTACGTCAGATCCTGCCCATCTGGTCTGATCTTCAGACAAAGCTGTGACTGCTGTGACTGGCCCACAACTCCATCTCCCACTACCACAACCAAAGCACCTACTAAAACCACATCTGCTGGACCCATTGATCAGTTCTGTAAAGGAAGGCTTGACGGGGACTATGCCAACCCAAAGAACCCCAGCACTTTTTACAGCTGTTCCAATGGGTTTACCTACCTCATGAAGTGCCAaacaggtttggtcttcagccAAAGTTGTGACTGCTGCCAATGA